The following coding sequences are from one Coffea arabica cultivar ET-39 chromosome 11e, Coffea Arabica ET-39 HiFi, whole genome shotgun sequence window:
- the LOC140021539 gene encoding putative caffeoyl-CoA O-methyltransferase At1g67980, with the protein MAKEGGSKVKTILQSEALQKYILNTSTYPREHEQLKELREETARKYGARAIIGVPPDEGLFLSMFLKVMNAKKTLEIGVFTGYSLLTTALALPDDGQIVAIDPDQGAFEVGLKFIKKAGVENKIKFIKSDGISALNDLLNNEASEATFDFAFVDADKPSYIQYHEQLIKLVKIGGIIAYDNTLYGGYVVSEEIEMHERSTVNRKAIIQFNNYIASDPRVEISQVPVGDGVTLCRRIMA; encoded by the exons ATGGCCAAGGAAGGAGGTTCTAAAGTGAAGACAATTCTCCAGAGTGAGGCCCTCCAGAAG TACATCTTGAATACTAGCACATACCCAAGAGAGCATGAACAACTGAAGGAGCTAAGAGAAGAGACTGCCAGGAAATATGGTGCCAG GGCTATTATAGGTGTGCCACCTGATGAGGGGCTCTTCCTGTCTATGTTTTTGAAAGTAATGAATGCCAAGAAGACACTGGAGATTGGTGTTTTTACTGGCTATTCTCTTCTTACTACTGCTCTTGCACTTCCTGATGATGGCCAG ATAGTTGCAATAGACCCTGATCAAGGAGCATTTGAAGTTGGTCTGAAATTCATCAAGAAAGCTGGTGTGGAGAACAAAatcaaattcatcaaatcagatGGCATTTCTGCTCTAAATGATTTGTTGAACAAT GAAGCTAGTGAAGCAACATTCGACTTTGCATTTGTGGATGCAGACAAGCCAAGCTACATCCAGTACCATGAACAACTAATAAAGCTGGTGAAGATTGGAGGAATTATCGCTTACGATAATACTCTATACGGTGGATATGTTGTCAGTGAAGAAATTGAAATGCACGAAAGATCCACTGTCAACAGAAAAGCCATCATACAATTCAACAACTATATAGCCTCGGATCCGCGAGTTGAGATCTCTCAGGTTCCTGTAGGAGATGGTGTTACATTGTGTAGGCGCATCATGGCTTAG